GGCCCCAAGAACCCAGTCTGACCACCAAGACCTGGGCGTGAGTCTCGGACTAATTGCCTGCCCACGACTAGTGTTTCCATCCTCAAAAATAGAACCCTGGTTTTATCTGAAGTGGCAGAGCCCCAGCTAGCTAAAGAGTGAGCCAGAGACCTAGTCGTCTTTGCAATGAGGGGTGGCCTATCCAATGGGAATGAACACTGCTGGGTGGGGTTTCCATGAAGGCTCTTTAAAGGGGTTCAAGCCCCAGAATCAAGCTGCCAAAACATGAGGAGCCATTCACAGGATGACagaggaagataaacaaaattctGGGAGCGTGAGATTAGGctgaaatatatgaaagaaaaccCTAGATGTCCCTCCTTAGAAAGAAGCATACAACCACATGGAGAGAGGTCCCAGCCATCCCAAACAGGGCTGCCCTAAACCAACCAGCTCCACTGAGCAGCCAGAAGACTGCGGCTGCACCAGCAAGCTGGGGCCACATTGGCCGCGCCCAGAAGAACCACCCCGCTGAGCCCAGCACCAGCTGCCAACCTACCCACAAACTCATACGCTAAATAAAACTATTGCCGAAACCCAGTCAGATGTGAGGCCGCTGCTTCTACAGCCCAAACCAACAGATACAGCCAGTTAGCTGTTCAGCTTCCAAGAACCCCCTAAGTCTGCTGATTGCAAGCCACTTGGAGAGTGGCCAGATGCAGTGGACGGAGAAACAGTGTTTCCACTAATGGGCCCAGGGACAGACCTGCTTATCCTGCATGATTCGTTTTCCCCTTCTACCGCTGATTTCAGGCTGGGCTTCAAAGCCACTAGAACAAACAACTAGAGGTTGCGACATAATGAACTTCTGCCTGGGGATGCGGGGGAAGCAGAGGTGGGAGCCTGTCTCCTCCTTCCGCTTTGCCCCTTCCTGCTATCTGGAACCAGAGCTGGGGGAGCAATCTTAGTATCCTGGTCAACTCAGGAGGCAAGGACAAATGTGCTTAAGCCACAACGGTtcacttctcacagttctggaggctggaggcctgaggtgaggggcgcctgtgtggttgGGTTCGGGAGACAGCCCTCCTCCCGGCTTGTGGAGGTCCCCTCCCTGTGGTGTCCTCAGCTGGTGGAGAGAGTGCTCGggacactaatcccatcctgGGTCCTCATCTAAGCTCACGTACCTCTCAGAGACCCCACCACCACACCCTGTCACACTGGGGGTAGGACTTTGACGTATGGGGACACAAAGCTTTAGCACTGCACCTTACGTCAGGGACAGATGACACAGCCTCAGGATGAAGGAGCCGGGCCAGGACGGCTCCACAAGACAAGAGCCTCCGCCTCAACTATGTGGGAGGGGTTGGCGACCTTCTCTAAGCCACTGATAGTTGTGATTTTGGGCCCAGGAGCCAGACCTACATGCTCAGGTAGGTCCTCGCCTCCTGAAGGTCCCAAAGGCAGAGCGGCAAGTGGTGGGCATTGCTTTGTCACCAAGAGTGTTGCCTCATCCCGTGAACAACTTGACATGGTGTTTGATGTGTGCTGgtcttgcattttaaaattcagatataatttacaccaaaaaagaaaaaaaaataaagcctctttaaagtgtacagttcacgGAGCACCTGGCAGGCTCTGTCGGAAGAGTGCAAGACTCTTgaactcaggattgtgagttcgagccccaggaTGGGCAtggagatcacttaaaaaatacaatttaggggcgcctgggtggctcagtgggttgagctactgccttcggctcaggtcatgatctcagggtcctgggatccagccccatgttgggcactctggtcagcagggagcctgctcccccttctccctctgcctgcctctctgcctacttgtgatctctatctgtctgccaaataaataaataaaatctttttttaaaaatacaatttaaaaaaaaagtgtacaggggagcacctgggtggctcagtcagttaagcatttgccttcagctctggccatgatctcaggtcctgggatcgagcctcccatccggctccctactcagggggaagactgcttctccctctaaccctccccccaccatgctctctttctcaaataaataatacctttaaaaaaaacaacagagtgTTGAGTGGCCTTGTATACTCCCAAGGTTGGGTGTGTCACCATCATCACCAGTTTCAAGCATTTTCAGCCCCCCATGTGCCCTCCCCCAGCCGCTGGGAGCCGCcagtctccttcctgcctccatgGCTTTGCCCCTCAGGACAATTCACATGCGGGAAATCACACAGGCTGTGGCCCTCTGATTCTGGCCCCTATCATCGAGCACCGTGATTGTTTTGAGAGTTGTGGACACGGTGATGTGTGTCAAGACCTTGCCCCTTTTTCTCCCCGCGTGGTAGCGCCTGCTACCCACCCCCCAGCTGGTGGATGTTGGGGCCGTTTCCACCTCTGGGCTGCTGTGAGGAATGCTACTGCCCATGTCGGTGCCCACTGCGCATGTGGCCAGACACATGTTTTCCCTTGCAGCGGGCAAACACCCGGGAGGGGAGTTACCAGGCACTTagctttctgaggaactgccagactggtTTCCAAAGGGGCCATACGTACCCTGTGGCATTCCCTGCAGCGCAGGGTTCAAGGTCACCTACCACCACAGGGACTGTGCAGGTTCTCCAGGCTCGAGGTCAGAGTGACCACTGATTCCGGTGGGAATGACAGCCAGAGAACTGGGCAGGTGTCTGCGAGGTGCATTTATTTCAACCACAGATGGGACCCACGCTCCAACGGCGGCTCTGAGACTTGCTGGGCGCATAGCCCCAGGCCCTCACTTCCAGCGGCCTCCAACGCGGCCCTTCCCTGCACCCTTCCGGCTgtaggagaagagggagaggatggcAGGAAGGAGGGGCTCCCCCAACCTCTGAGAGGGGTCCTGCCCTCAACTCAGAAGTCTGCCCCCCagttcccactctccctgcctcccggaggaaggggcagggcaaATGCACTCTCTGTTCAGTgacagggatggggtggctgatGGGGTGTGGGGGACTCCCACGCACCTGCGGGAGCTGACATTGGGGGGTGAACTCAGGATGTTCCCACGGGTGCTGAGCGATAttgaggaggaggggctggggggaagggagggatgggaGATGGGAGTGGGCAGCACTGAAGAGGGGCCAAGGCTGGggtgaaagagacagaaagtgggagacaggagagatgaacagtgagcaggagaggggagcgGAGTAGGAAGAGCAAGAAACAGAAGCTACGGGGCGCGGGGTCTCAGCCTTTGACACTTGGGGCAGGGGCTGTCCTCGGGGCTGCAGGGGGCTGAGGGCCCAAGGGACCAGGTGCACAGAGGGGTGGGGGcccagagaaggagagacacacCCCAGTCTGGGGAGGCACACTTACAACTTCTGAGCATGGCTGATGCGGTTGTACAGAACGTTGATCTGtgcaggagagagggaaatgcTGGGAGGACTGTGTGGGGACGCACCCACCAGCCCCTGCCCTTCATCTACCCCCACGCTGCACCGCCTTCCTCCCTGTGAGATGGGTCTCACCTCGTACTTCTGCTGCTTCAGCTTCTCCATCAGGTCAAACTTCTCAGATTCCAGCTGGTGGATCCAGTCCGACAGTTCCTGGGCCTTCTCCCTGGTGGGCCAGAAGGGCTGTCAGAGAGGGGCTGGCCCATACCCCCGGCCCAGACAGAACCACCCAAGGCCACCCAGAGAGACTCAGTGGGCGTCactactgccattttgttaatatCCAAGGCCGAAACATTCTAGGTGAGTGGAAGGAAAGGGTTCTTAAGACCCTGCCCGCCGCCTCCACATCCAAAATTCCTGCTTCCCCAAGGGAGAACGATGTCACGGCTAAGGAcccaggctttggagtcaggaagcctggcttcaaatcccagctttgccattCTCTGACTTGTGACCTTCGCCAAGTAACCTCCTCtaggatcctgcttccctctcccaagCTGGTCCTGGAGCCATGCAAACACCTTGAGAGCCAACCCTAACCCTGAACGTCTTTTCCAGTGCTCAGACCCCTCACACTGATAATTTTAAATCTGCATGGTGGGAGCAGTTACGTCACAGAAACGGGCAAGTGCTACCGTCAGGACTTTTTGCCCCTGGAGAGCTGGCTGGTGAACATGCAGCACTGTAACACCAGCGGCAAGGACGGGCTGCCCGAGGCCtcccagggttcaaatcccagctcttccaCTTGCAGCTGTGCCACCCTGGAGAGgctatttaacctctctgtgcctcgggtCCCTCATCTTTAACAGGAGGATAATCATAGTATCTACATCACAGGGTTGACTGTGAGGGCATGACTGTGGCAGCCACCACCAtcaacatcaccaccatcaccaccatcatcaccatcaccaccatcaccaccatcaccaccatcaccatcatcatcatcatcagagaaattacATAACGTGCTCAGAGAAATTACATAACGTGCCTATGATCCCACAGTGTGTAAGAGGCTGAGCTCCAGCCCCCCTCGCTGTGCTGcctctggggaggtgggggtttTGGACTTCGTAAGTCATGCCCAGACCAGAGAACATCAAGCTACCACTAAGGCCCAGAAGGAACAGCCCTCTGCAGCCTTCCCTCTGGTGGCTTATCACAAGACGTGGGCTGTTCTGTGAATGGGAGGTAAAGAGGTAGATAGAGACCCACAGGGCAGAGACTTGGCTGGAAATTTCTCACCAGCATGTCTGGCTTTAATTCACGTAAAGATGGGGCCTTTCTGAGTTTCCAGGGCACATCAATAGGTCAACATAATCTCTTAACTTTTAGTGAGCCATCTTGTCTGGCTTCCCACCATATCCCCTCCCAGACTCTACAGCTCATGATACCCACAAAAAGTAGGTCCTATATCAATGACGTCTCCCAGGGAAGAAAACAGGGCACCCGCCCAGAGAGAGAGACGCACTAGCCAAAGTCACACAGCGCCAGGGCTCAGACCTGGGATCCACCCTCCCAGAGCTTTGTAGGGGTCCCCTTATCTCGCCGTCTTCCaaccagccccctcccaccctgagCCCCCCATCCCACCTACCGGAGCTGCTCTTCTCCCATGTGGTCGATGTTCAGAGGCTTTTTACGCTCAGAAAGGATGCGCAGTTTCATCTCCCGTCCTGTCTGGCGCTTACCGCGCTTCTGTTCTGCCTGAGGGTATGGAAGGGGACACACTGAACTGTGAGATAGATCAGACCCCAGGGCTGGGCTCCTCACCACCATGTCACTACATGCAGGAGTCCagacccctcctcccagcccctcctccctcagacccaggagtctagacccccagcccctcctccctcagactcaggagtccagacccccagcccctcctccctcagacccaggagtccaggctcccagcccctcctccctcagacccaggagttcAGACCCCAGCCCCTACGCTCTCAGACCCAGGAGTTGGggctcccaacccccacctccatcAGGAACCAAGAGTCTAGGCCCTTAGTTGCCTCCTCCCTGGGAACACAGACCTTAGGTCCCAGCAGGCTGAACTCACCTTGACAAGGTAACCCCCAAAATGGGCTCCCATGTTGGACAGAACCTTCTTCTTTTTGGCGTCGTCCTCCGCCCGCTTCttggcctcttcctcctccttccgcATCTTCTCCTCCTGAGGGAAGAAAGGAGTTAACCCAGAAGGCTGGCCCAGCCCCTGTGGGGAAGGGGTCTGAGTGACACAGGGATCCATCGACCCAATGCACGAGACAAAGTCAATGCCAGAACAGGTTAAATGCAGACATACTGCTCCGGGTCCATCCAGGCCTGACTGTGACCACCcacaagtcccttctcctctctgggccttaatATCCCCCAAGCAAAACTTTTACAGTGGGTAAGGGATATTCCTGCTTCTTTCTGCATTCTTCCATTCTGAATGGCCTGTGCCGAGCTTGCTATGTGCCTCAGTGCAGATAgtccccctctctgggcctttgtcTCCTTTATTCTCACGAGACAAGAATGATGTCTCAGAGGATGCAAGAGGGTgactggggatggggatgggggactCAGCACACTCAAGGGGCCATGGCCTTGAGCCTGAGGATGGGGCTCTAGAATGTCAAATGAAGGCAGCCCCATGTTCCAGAAAGAGTGGCTTGTCCAGCCCAGCTCCTCCCCACACTGAAAGCGCTGGTGAGGCGGGCACAATGGCTTCTGGCACGTCCAGCACACTCCATCTGAATTTCTTTCCTATTGCTTTGCTGTAATGTGCAAATTTAATAGCTTAAAACAGCATGAGTTTGGGATGCACGGAgtttggggggctcagtcagttgagcatctgccttcagctcgggtcctgatcccagggtgctgggatcaagccccaggtcctgctctctgctcagtggggagtctgcttccccctctgcctgccgcttcctctgcttgtgctctctgtcaaataaataaataaaaatcttaaaaaaaaaaaaaaatagcccaagtggggcgcctgggtggctcagtgggttaaagcctctgtcttcggctcaggttgtgatcccagggtcctgggatcaagtcccacatcaggctctctgctcagtaaggagcctgcttcctcctctctccctgcctgcatctctgcctacttgtgatctctgtctgtcaaataagtaaataaaatcttaaatttaaaaaaaaaaaaagcacaagtttATCGCCTTACAGCTCTgcaggtcagaagtctgaaacgAGTCTTCTGGGCTGTAATCAAGGAGTAAACAGTGTGGAGGGTCTAGGGGAAAAGTCACTCTCTTGCCCCATACTTCTCACCTGCATTCTTTGGGTCCTGGCCCCTTCCTCCGTCTTCTAAGCTAGTAGAGCAGCATCTTCAAACATCCCTGACTCCAACTCTACAGCCTCCCTCTTCCAATGACCATTGTGGTAACACAAGGCCTATCTGGATAATCCAGAATTATCTCCCACCTTAACTTAATCCCacctgcaaagtctcttttgccatgcAGGGTACCATATGCATAGATTTTGGGAATTAGGATGAGAACATCTTTGGGAGACCAGTAGGATGTTTACCATGTCACCCTACTCTTAATCTTTTAAAGTGATTCAAGTGGCAGATCATGTTTCCAAAGCCCACACCAATGGGAGTATTTTCACCAACCTCCTACAACTAGCCAGCAATTTGCTCCAAGATGGACAGGTGACCAATCTGAACTTATCCCAGAATCAAGGAGAAGACAGATAAAAGAGGAATGAAAGCCAGATTTGCTGGTAGTCACTTGCCTCCCCTGAGAACTGGGTGTCCAGTTGGGTGACCTACCATCTGGTTCACCTGGGACTGATGGGATACGGGATTTTCAGGGCTCAGACCAGGAACATCCCAGGCAAACCCATGACGACCTCATCACCCCCAGTGTCCATAGAAAGATGGGACCAGGGATAGGAAGAGAAAAGATGGGTCTTTGTGATCTTATTTGAGTTCCTTGATCCAGCCATACCGGAAACCAATAACATTCTACTTTTTCTTAGTTATATGAGccaataaaattctctttctgctgAACTCAGTTTGGGTTAGGGTTTCTGTCCCTTCCAACATAAAGATCCTTGAATAACACAGTGCAAGTCCTGCCTTCCTCAGGACTGCAGAAAAGATCATGAACGGGAAATAGAGCATTCGGCTTAAGAAGAAGCATTTGGTCTCACAGGACAGGAGAGGCACCCACCGCCAGCTTGGCCTGACGCTCACGCTCCTTCTCGGTTCGGAAGCGTTGTTGTTCAGCTCTCTCAGCCCGGCGCCgctcctgggggaagggagaggaatgaGGGGGTGCAGGGTTGCCCCATCCCCAAGGAGGTCAAGAGCAGAGATGAGCTAGTTTGAGTATGGCCACCGACTTGGACAGCCTCGGGGCTGCACTGGACGGGAAGCACTCCCAGCCACAGGATGGCACAGCACAGGCACCGGGGTGGGGAGGATGCTGCGGAACTCCGCCTCCCTCCACTCACAATGCGCTCTTTCAGCGCAATgagctcctcttcctctttcttccgcTGTTCAAAATGCACATCGATGAGCGTCTGCAGCTCCAGCAGATCTTTCTCCATGCGCTTCCGGTGGATGTCCTGCaggatgcaggggtgggggtaggggggtgcaTCACTTCCAGGCAGTGAGGGGGACCGGGCACCCACCTGTGTGCCCTCTGAGGCGCATCGAGGCAGGGCCCTCCCTGCAACGGACGTGGGCCTGGGCCGTTTAGGGGACCAGGGGCTGCTGTTGGTGATGTTCCCAGCAGGGTCACTAGGGGACACCTTGGGTCCATTTAGGAGGCTCTGAAAGGAGGGAAAAGCCAGAGGCACCACTTCCTAATTTGCACAAAGGCACCTGGGGACTGGAGGTCCCTTACTTACATCGAAGTCCACACGTTCCCCTTCTGGGATCTTCGGGGGGATCAGTGGTGGGACCATAGGCCTGGCgggtgggaagggggaaagacTGAGCAGCCTGAGCTCCCCGCCGGCTGTCCTGACCAGTGTGGCAGCCACGGCCCAGCGTGGTTTGGGGCACCTGACAGGGGGCTGGTCCGAATCGACATTCCCTGGGCTGTCTGAGAAACACACTGGATTTTGAATACTTGGTTCAAACAGAAGAATGGAATATATTTCACTAATAATGTCTCCTATCATCTACCTGTTGAAATGATTAAATTTCCGATTTAATGGGTTGAATAAAAAATTCGGCAAAGACTAATTTTACCTGTTTTCctgttctgttttactttttaaaatgtgacttgtaaaaatacatatatttacacacGTGGCTTGCATTAAATTCATAAATCGTATTGGGTGCTTCTGTGGTTTTTAAGACAGCACCTTCAGACGATTTGCTTCCTACTCCACTGGCTGTCCCACTTCTGTCTCCTCATCCCCAGAGAGCCCTTTAAAGGGTTTCacccttttatttattcacaggaatctctctctgtctccagcccAGGCTCTCTCTGAGATCCCAGACTCAGGTTAACCAGTGTCTCCTGAACATCTCCGCATTCTCACATACCATGCCTCCAAAGAGCTCATCAACCTCCCCAAGAtggagggggggggtggggagagtgcaCGGCCCCTCCGGTTCTCAGCCGAGACCCTGGGCAGGTgatgcccacctcctccctccccttgcccCAATGACAAGTCCTGGCCTCTTTGCCTAGGCATCTCCCCAGTCTGTTTCCCCTTTCCACCCCacgccccctgcccagctcaggcCTCAGCCACTCTCCTGTGAACCTTCATGCCAGCCTCCTCCTGGCCTCCCAGCCTCTGgctgtccaccttcagctcaccTCCCTTCCTGACTTTAGCTCAGAGCTCACCATTAAGACAAAGCCCAAGCAACCCAGCATTCACAGCCCTTCTCACCTGATCACAGTCAACTCCTCCAGCAACTTCTCTCctccctcacagacacacacatttcATGGTTCCCTGGCTATGGCATGTGCCTTTGCACCCCTGGACCTTTGCATATCCTGTTCCCTCTACCTGCAATGCCCTTCCCCTGGTATACTGCATCCCCTGAGGCCTTCCCTTCTCCAACAAGCTTTCCCTgatcccccttgctctctctctcagatctgACCCAAAGTCATCTTTGCTCAAAACCCCGCACGACCCCATCCCTTCTTACACTCTACACTCTGGCCACAGTGGAATTGGCACCACTGCCCATGGCAGCCCACAGAAGTCTGCTTCTAGGTTCTTTCCTAATGCTCAGCTTGCTGCCTCCCTGCATCTCCAAGCTTTGGCCTCAGTCTCTCTTCCTCCAGGACCCTCTGCCTCCACGAGCTCTCATGGCCTCCACAGATCTGCCTAGTTTAGGAACTTCGTCATCAGAATGACCTGTGTCTGTATCTGTTTCCCCCAAAAAGTGGCCTAGATCCAGCCACTGCCCCAGGCATGTACCCGTCAGCTTTCTCCTCTACAATATCCCTCCCACCTTCTTCAGCTAGTGATTCAGGAATCtcctcccctgggaagccttccaTGACTGCCGAGGGCAAATATAGGGCCCTGGTGTGTGCTACCATAACTGGATCCCAGTCTGTTTCACCAACAGAGCCGATGGGATCTGACTTGCCAGATgccatggaacattctctgaaCCATTCATTGAAAGAAGAAATCACTGTCCTTTCCTGTTCCAAGTGCCCCActctccttttctgcctttttcatgCCCTGTCTCTGGGAGTGGGGGACATATTTAGGAGGATGGGATTGGGACCCTCCCAGCCCTATAGTATCTCACCTTGGTTTGGGGCGCTCTTCTTCTAGTGGGGAGATACAAAGACATGATTAGCAAGAGTTCATGGGGGTGGGGCTGACACACCCAGAGAAGGGAACCCCTCCTCCAAGCCACAGCCCCCAGGAGCAGGTCTGGGGGAGACGCATGAGTCGGGGtagaagaggggagaagggaaatcAGGGTGGTCATAAAGAGGGAAGAGGGTCACACGCTTCAGATATACATTCAGAACTGGTGTGGGGATTCCCCCTCCCACTTCTCTGGGAACCCAGGAGTCCAAACCCCCCAGGCCTTCCTCCTTCTACATACCCAGAGTTCCTGCTCTTCTCCATTTACACCTAGCCCTGCAGAGTgtcaccacccccaacccctctggggacacaggaaccCAGACTCTCAGGGAGAGCCCCTTCTGCATCTTGGGCCCCAACCTTTGAATGTATATGGGGGTAAAACATGACAGGGTCGGGAATGCCTGTCTGCAAACATCCAACCCTTCCACAAGTATTCCTCCAGTCTGGGGGAGAAGGCTTGGGTGTCGGTCCCtttaagaaggaagggaaagggttAAAGCCTTAGCGAGACTATTTCCCTTCGTGGACACCAGAGGGCGCGCGAGCTCTCCGGGGCTTAAAGGACCGGGCCTGGGCGGGTTACGGGGGCGCAGGGGGTCCTCGCAGGGGTCAGGGCCCGAGGAAATCCGTCTCGGGAAGCGAAGCAGCCGCGGTCACCTCGCTCTACCACCGGCTCCGGCTCCTCGGCGGctagggaggaggaggcagggggagaagcgaGGATGGGGAAGCGAGGGGGAGCGGCCAcgcaggggtgtggggggcagagaggaaagagaggggagaggctgTTAAAGGACCTGAAGCCCGGGCGGTAGCGAGCCCAGTGCCCGCTGGCCCCGCCCCgaccagcgcccccccccccccccggcccctcggggctgctggggctgcagaCCTGCGGGGGGGCCAggcctcaccttcctcctcctcctccgcagCCTCCTCTTCTGGaaagggggcgggggcagagaaGGCGGATCAGGAGCCCCGCGGGGCCGCAGGCCGTGCGGAGAGGGCACGCAAGGGGCGCCGCCACGCCGGGGGGTGGGCGCTGGGGGCAGCGGGCGACCCCGGTGTCCTCTCGCCCCCCGCGTGCGTGTCCCCAGGCCACCGAGGCCCGCCCACTCCCCACTCACCTTCGGGctgctccctgagggcaggggtggggaagaaagggcGAGAGGCAGGGTTACACGTGTTGGAGGTGGGAGAGTGTCCCACGTCTCCACGCCCCCAGCCCTCCCGCCTGCGCCACTCACTCCTCATATTCCTGCTCCTCGGTGTCCGACATCCTGTGACCTGAGGACCAGAGAACACGCGAGTGAGGTGGGGTCGCAgtggaggaggggcgggggctgGACCCCCGgatctgagggaggagggagctgggggtctagactcctgggtctgagggaggatgGGCTGGGGGTCTGGATTCTTGTctgagtggtggtggtgggagggggttgTTGCTGGGGACTGGACTCCTGGTCTGagtgagcaggggttgggggtctggactcctgggtctgagggaggtggggctgggggtctgAGGGAGAAGGGGTTAGGGGCCtagactcctgggtctgagggaagAGGTGCCGGGGGCCTGGACACTtgagtctgagggaggaggggactgGGGGCCTGGACTCccaggtctgagggaggaggggcctggGGACTGGACTCCTGGTCTGagtgagcaggggctgggggcctggactcctgggtctgagggaggaggatgCTGGGGGGTCTGAAATGGAGGGCTCTGGGAGGGGGGGTCACTGCCTGAAAGCTGCTGCTTCAGCCCCTCCACCACCACAGCTGTCCTCTTTTGTCTTATGACATGTCCATGGGAACCTGATCTGAGTGGGGATTAGGAGAAGGTATTTGGGAAGGGATGGTGGCCTGAAGACAAtagctgccccacccccaccaaaggCTATTTCAGGGGGGATGTCTTACATGGTGAAACAGAGGACATTTCCTAAGAAGGGATTCAAGGGGGGGAGGCCCCTGGGAGAATTAGTTACACCAACTCCCTCTCACATCCCACCCCACCACCCGCTCGTTATCTTCCCACCTGTCCCCTCCTTGCCGCAGAACCCACAGACTGGGGAGGAGGGTTGTCCACAGACCTCATCCTGAGCCCTACATAGACAGCACACCATCTTTGAGATCCCCCGGGACCCACAGGACCCAGGTTTAAGAGCACCCCAAATCCTGAGATCCACAGATCCTGACACCCCAACTGGTGATCCCCCTGGTTTCTGGGGACAAGCAAGTCCCCATGTCTCCAGAGTCTGAGACCCCAATTCTTGAGACTCCAGACTGGGCTCAGATATCCTCAGCTCTTGATGCCCTAGGTCTCAACATGTTCTGAAGCCTCAATATCCTGAGACCCCAAAACCCAGATGCCCAAGCTCCGAGATGTATTCACGATGCTCCGAAATTTTGACAACTCCAGTCATAAGGCCTCTGACCCAGAGACCTCAGTTCTCAAACCCCCA
The DNA window shown above is from Mustela nigripes isolate SB6536 chromosome 17, MUSNIG.SB6536, whole genome shotgun sequence and carries:
- the TNNT1 gene encoding troponin T, slow skeletal muscle isoform X1 yields the protein MSDTEEQEYEEEQPEEEEAAEEEEEAAEEPEPVVEREEERPKPRPMVPPLIPPKIPEGERVDFDDIHRKRMEKDLLELQTLIDVHFEQRKKEEEELIALKERIERRRAERAEQQRFRTEKERERQAKLAEEKMRKEEEEAKKRAEDDAKKKKVLSNMGAHFGGYLVKAEQKRGKRQTGREMKLRILSERKKPLNIDHMGEEQLREKAQELSDWIHQLESEKFDLMEKLKQQKYEINVLYNRISHAQKFRKGAGKGRVGGRWK
- the TNNT1 gene encoding troponin T, slow skeletal muscle isoform X2, with translation MSDTEEQEYEEEQPEEEEAAEEEEEAAEEPEPVVEREERPKPRPMVPPLIPPKIPEGERVDFDDIHRKRMEKDLLELQTLIDVHFEQRKKEEEELIALKERIERRRAERAEQQRFRTEKERERQAKLAEEKMRKEEEEAKKRAEDDAKKKKVLSNMGAHFGGYLVKAEQKRGKRQTGREMKLRILSERKKPLNIDHMGEEQLREKAQELSDWIHQLESEKFDLMEKLKQQKYEINVLYNRISHAQKFRKGAGKGRVGGRWK